A portion of the Stigmatella aurantiaca DW4/3-1 genome contains these proteins:
- a CDS encoding CheR family methyltransferase: protein MQGPSSQPASLLHAFISARSGMALSGTQRRRLDERLALLQGSLTEQQYLLHLQSPSGAGDLASLISVIAVHKTDLFRDEVQLASFRTHVLEPLVARSSGRPLRVWSAGCATGEEVATLLILLDEAGADPTSSVLGTDISEQALLRARTLTFHPEQVRRLPASVRDRYFLSEGARSFLAPELRGRALFQLHNLMEAPYPAHGEGFDIIFCRNVLIYFTTEAFDRVVEALAERLAPGGTLVLSAAEPLLHAPPSLRIIRCEHAFFYVRTFDIHLAPPKRLPASGNLLAEPPTPRPERRRDSGVFHTVTASGQGNDWSREAAPSAASPADSRRDSGRFAAMPSGPARDSGRFAAMPAVPARDSGRFATVATVALRDSGRFPAVGGGLEPAGGLSSLELMHAEADALFAQILEGAGETDVQKEEYLRRCLSLDPELAAARYLLGMMLELREEFPEAAGEYRRALRSLEEGKARATPFFLNPARLQVACARAVERMEVGKSR from the coding sequence ATGCAGGGGCCCTCCTCTCAGCCCGCCTCGCTCCTCCACGCGTTCATCTCGGCGCGGTCGGGCATGGCGCTGAGCGGCACGCAGCGCCGGCGGCTCGATGAGCGGCTGGCGCTGCTCCAGGGCTCGCTCACCGAGCAGCAATACCTGCTCCACCTCCAATCCCCCTCGGGGGCCGGGGACCTGGCCAGCCTCATCTCCGTCATCGCCGTGCACAAGACGGATCTCTTCCGGGACGAGGTCCAGCTCGCCTCGTTCCGCACGCACGTGCTGGAGCCGCTGGTGGCCCGCTCTTCGGGGCGGCCCTTGCGCGTGTGGAGCGCGGGCTGCGCCACCGGGGAGGAGGTGGCCACGCTCCTCATCCTGCTCGACGAGGCGGGGGCCGATCCGACCAGCTCGGTGCTGGGGACGGACATCTCCGAGCAGGCCCTGCTGCGTGCGCGGACGCTGACCTTCCACCCGGAGCAGGTGCGCCGGCTGCCGGCCTCCGTGCGGGACCGGTACTTTCTCTCCGAGGGGGCCCGGTCCTTCCTGGCGCCGGAGCTGCGCGGGCGGGCGCTCTTCCAGCTCCACAACTTGATGGAGGCGCCTTACCCCGCCCACGGGGAGGGCTTCGACATCATCTTCTGCCGCAACGTCCTCATCTACTTCACCACGGAGGCGTTCGATCGCGTGGTGGAGGCGCTGGCCGAGCGGCTCGCGCCTGGGGGCACCCTGGTGCTCTCGGCCGCCGAGCCGCTGCTCCATGCCCCGCCGAGCCTGCGCATCATCCGGTGCGAACACGCGTTCTTCTACGTCCGCACCTTCGACATTCACCTGGCCCCGCCCAAGCGGTTGCCGGCCTCCGGGAACCTGCTGGCGGAGCCGCCCACGCCCCGTCCCGAGCGGCGGCGGGACTCGGGGGTCTTCCACACCGTGACCGCGTCAGGGCAGGGGAACGACTGGTCCCGGGAGGCCGCGCCTTCCGCCGCGTCCCCGGCCGACTCCCGGCGCGATTCGGGCCGCTTCGCGGCGATGCCCAGCGGGCCCGCCCGGGACTCGGGCCGCTTCGCGGCGATGCCCGCCGTGCCTGCCCGGGACTCGGGCCGCTTCGCCACCGTGGCCACCGTGGCCCTGCGCGATTCGGGGCGGTTTCCGGCGGTGGGGGGCGGCCTCGAGCCGGCGGGAGGGCTGAGCTCGCTGGAGCTCATGCACGCCGAGGCGGACGCCTTGTTCGCCCAGATCCTGGAGGGGGCCGGGGAGACGGATGTTCAGAAGGAGGAATACCTGCGGCGCTGCCTCTCGCTGGACCCGGAGTTGGCCGCGGCGCGGTACCTGCTGGGGATGATGCTGGAGCTGCGGGAGGAGTTCCCGGAGGCGGCCGGGGAATACCGCCGGGCGCTCCGCTCCTTGGAAGAGGGGAAGGCTCGCGCCACCCCGTTCTTCCTGAATCCCGCCCGCCTCCAGGTGGCCTGTGCCCGGGCGGTCGAGCGGATGGAAGTGGGAAAATCCCGCTAA
- the cheB gene encoding chemotaxis-specific protein-glutamate methyltransferase CheB, translated as MGKKVSVLVVDDSLICRQLISEALNQDPDLQVIGMCADGKEAVARVKELRPNVVTMDVDMPVMDGLTAVEHIMAECPTPILVLTADPRHQAPELTCRALELGALGLRVKPSIDDGLEAWNLAKELKLLSSVRVIRHVRSSRKVVTSRPVGPALGPSNMGVVAVAASTGGPQILHRFLSELPADFPAPIVIVQHINAAFAESLAGWLSNASRLKVRLAQDGELLMPGHVLIAPPGTHMVIPFRGRVALRPGEERDGHMPSGTVLLESVAKAYGRRAVGLILTGMGEDGAAGMYAIKQAGGLAVAQNEESCVVFGMPGAAVERNAVDYLIHGDEVAASLMKLARGEPLPVGR; from the coding sequence ATGGGCAAGAAAGTGTCGGTGCTGGTGGTCGATGACTCACTCATCTGCCGACAGCTCATCAGCGAAGCACTGAACCAGGACCCGGACCTGCAGGTCATCGGGATGTGCGCCGATGGGAAGGAGGCCGTGGCCCGCGTCAAGGAACTCCGGCCCAACGTCGTCACCATGGATGTGGACATGCCGGTGATGGACGGGCTCACCGCGGTCGAGCACATCATGGCCGAGTGCCCCACGCCCATCCTGGTGCTCACGGCGGATCCGCGGCACCAGGCGCCCGAGCTGACGTGCCGGGCGCTGGAGCTGGGGGCGCTGGGGCTGCGCGTCAAACCCTCCATCGACGATGGGCTCGAGGCCTGGAATCTGGCCAAGGAGCTGAAGCTGCTGTCCTCGGTGCGGGTGATTCGCCACGTGCGCAGCTCGCGCAAGGTGGTGACCTCGCGCCCGGTGGGCCCCGCGCTCGGCCCCTCGAACATGGGCGTGGTGGCGGTGGCGGCCTCCACCGGGGGGCCGCAAATCCTCCACCGATTTCTGTCCGAGCTGCCCGCGGACTTTCCGGCGCCCATCGTCATCGTCCAGCACATCAACGCCGCCTTCGCCGAGTCGCTGGCGGGCTGGCTGTCCAACGCGTCGCGCTTGAAGGTGCGGCTGGCCCAGGATGGCGAACTGCTGATGCCGGGGCACGTGCTGATTGCCCCGCCCGGCACGCACATGGTCATCCCGTTCCGGGGGCGCGTGGCGCTCCGTCCGGGCGAGGAGCGCGACGGGCACATGCCCTCGGGCACGGTGCTGCTGGAGAGTGTGGCCAAGGCCTATGGCCGGCGTGCGGTGGGGCTCATCCTCACCGGCATGGGCGAGGACGGGGCGGCGGGCATGTACGCCATCAAACAGGCCGGTGGCCTGGCGGTGGCCCAGAACGAGGAGTCCTGCGTGGTGTTCGGCATGCCGGGGGCGGCCGTGGAGCGCAACGCGGTGGACTACCTCATCCATGGAGACGAGGTGGCCGCTTCGTTGATGAAGCTGGCGCGTGGTGAACCCCTCCCCGTGGGGCGCTGA
- a CDS encoding hybrid sensor histidine kinase/response regulator: protein MTTPRDRLLKKFRELVEERLGRISAFILTLESGGDVETGRKVLRDLHGLKGEARMMGFDRINTLVHEMEELVRAIEPAQYAFSHESADALLKSSDVVSALSGMVPSEDFPEVEKLVAVLRERTRLEQSRFLVATRQEPPSPESPQPPAEAAARTPVSSQAAAAPSPQPASAAPVPSSRALGTNKALEPRGGPGAGAALWTPVPLPAREKVPEPSDNTHLGGPATHLVAENIPRMPDPSKPAVSRPPAPRSQDVRADGSIRIDAQSLDLLTSAATNLSHVARRRELANARRLQLTRELTLMAREAEDLGPLGAALAARLGKAKELAAELHREAKLLANEELRDLGQAVEEVHRIRMLPLSVLFEPYPRVVRDLARELGKEVELVVDGEDTRADRAVVEALREPLLHLIRNALDHGLETRVDRVAAGKRPKGCLTLRAAREGNRIVLRVEDDGMGLDPVMLRRVAVRRGFLDESAASALSDAAARDLVFLSGFSSREVATDLSGRGVGLDAVRSAVQGLGGDASVASAVGVGTIFEVRVPVSLTVAPLLFVKVGDETLALSATHVSQALKLDLASMGEVAGRPTLDVEGRVLPFAHLSSVLGLAPERPPSDGELVLVVRSQGVTAALAVERVLEERVQAILPLRGLLGRFPHLSGATTLADGKLAMVLSAAYLTASAHGTVALKLPRALVRAPDIQRRRILVVDDSPLTRELISALLEAVGYDITTASDGAEALHILSHSPADLVVTDLEMPGLDGLELTRQLKNHEVLNRLPVIILTTRGGEEDRKRGLAAGADGYITKGDLVRQDLVDVVKRLLG, encoded by the coding sequence GTGACGACACCGCGCGACCGCTTGCTAAAGAAGTTCCGGGAGCTGGTGGAGGAGCGGCTGGGGCGCATCAGCGCCTTCATCCTCACGCTGGAGTCCGGGGGCGACGTGGAGACGGGGCGCAAGGTGCTCCGGGATCTGCACGGCCTCAAGGGCGAGGCCCGGATGATGGGCTTCGATCGCATCAACACGCTGGTGCACGAGATGGAGGAGCTGGTCCGCGCCATCGAGCCCGCCCAGTACGCCTTCTCGCATGAGTCCGCCGACGCGCTCCTAAAGTCCTCGGACGTGGTGAGCGCCCTGTCGGGCATGGTGCCCTCCGAGGACTTCCCCGAGGTGGAGAAGCTGGTGGCCGTCCTCCGGGAGCGCACCCGGCTGGAGCAGAGCCGCTTTCTGGTGGCGACGCGGCAGGAGCCGCCCTCTCCGGAATCCCCGCAGCCGCCCGCGGAGGCCGCCGCGCGGACCCCCGTTTCTTCTCAGGCCGCGGCGGCCCCATCGCCCCAGCCTGCAAGCGCCGCCCCGGTGCCTTCTTCCCGGGCGCTGGGGACGAACAAGGCCCTGGAGCCACGGGGAGGACCGGGCGCGGGGGCCGCGCTGTGGACGCCCGTGCCCCTGCCAGCCCGGGAGAAGGTTCCCGAGCCCTCCGATAACACCCACCTCGGGGGGCCTGCCACCCACCTCGTCGCGGAGAACATTCCGCGGATGCCGGACCCATCGAAGCCGGCGGTTTCCCGTCCCCCGGCGCCGAGGTCGCAGGATGTCCGGGCGGATGGCTCGATCCGCATCGATGCGCAGAGCCTGGACCTGCTCACCAGCGCGGCCACCAACCTCTCGCACGTGGCGCGCCGGCGCGAGCTGGCCAATGCCCGCAGGCTGCAGTTGACCCGCGAGCTGACGTTGATGGCGCGGGAAGCCGAGGACCTGGGCCCTCTGGGCGCCGCGCTGGCGGCCCGCCTGGGCAAGGCCAAGGAACTGGCCGCCGAGCTGCACCGCGAGGCCAAGCTCCTGGCCAACGAGGAGCTGCGCGACCTGGGGCAGGCGGTGGAGGAGGTGCACCGTATCCGCATGCTGCCGCTCTCCGTCCTCTTCGAGCCCTACCCCCGCGTGGTGAGGGACCTGGCGCGCGAGCTGGGCAAGGAAGTGGAGCTGGTGGTGGATGGCGAGGACACGCGCGCCGACCGGGCCGTGGTGGAGGCCCTCCGGGAGCCGTTGCTGCACCTCATCCGCAACGCGCTGGACCACGGCCTGGAGACACGCGTGGACCGCGTCGCCGCGGGCAAGCGGCCCAAGGGGTGTTTGACGCTGCGCGCCGCCCGCGAGGGCAACCGCATCGTCCTGCGCGTGGAGGATGACGGCATGGGGCTGGACCCGGTCATGCTGCGCCGGGTGGCGGTGCGCCGGGGCTTCCTGGACGAGTCCGCCGCCAGCGCGCTCAGTGACGCGGCGGCGAGGGATCTCGTCTTCCTCTCCGGGTTCTCCTCGCGGGAGGTGGCCACGGACCTGTCGGGCCGGGGCGTCGGGCTGGATGCCGTGCGCAGCGCGGTGCAGGGGCTGGGCGGGGATGCGAGCGTCGCCTCCGCGGTGGGGGTGGGCACCATCTTCGAGGTGCGCGTCCCGGTGTCCCTCACGGTGGCGCCCCTGCTCTTCGTGAAGGTGGGGGATGAGACGCTGGCCCTGAGCGCCACCCATGTTTCGCAGGCGCTCAAGCTGGACCTCGCCTCGATGGGAGAGGTCGCGGGCCGGCCCACGCTCGATGTGGAGGGCCGGGTGCTGCCCTTCGCGCACCTGTCCTCCGTGCTGGGGCTGGCCCCGGAGCGGCCTCCGAGCGATGGGGAGTTGGTGCTCGTGGTGCGCAGCCAGGGGGTGACCGCCGCCCTGGCCGTGGAGCGGGTCCTCGAGGAGCGCGTGCAGGCGATCCTGCCCTTGCGCGGCCTGCTGGGCCGGTTTCCGCACCTCTCCGGGGCCACCACCCTGGCGGACGGCAAGCTGGCGATGGTGCTGTCGGCTGCCTACCTCACCGCCAGCGCCCATGGCACCGTCGCCCTGAAGCTGCCGCGCGCCCTGGTGCGCGCGCCCGACATCCAGCGCCGCCGCATCCTGGTCGTGGATGACTCACCCCTCACCCGGGAGCTCATCTCCGCCCTGCTGGAAGCGGTCGGATATGACATCACCACGGCCTCGGATGGGGCCGAGGCCCTGCACATCCTGTCCCACTCGCCGGCGGACCTGGTGGTGACGGACCTGGAAATGCCGGGGTTGGATGGACTGGAGCTGACCCGGCAGCTCAAGAACCACGAAGTTTTGAACCGGCTGCCTGTCATCATTCTCACAACCCGAGGAGGTGAGGAGGACCGGAAGAGGGGGTTGGCGGCCGGGGCGGATGGCTACATCACCAAGGGGGACTTGGTCCGCCAGGACCTGGTGGATGTGGTGAAGCGGTTATTGGGGTGA
- a CDS encoding methyl-accepting chemotaxis protein has protein sequence MIERRALQRASFSLRLIAPVPLATAIGVALSCHYAWLTLGNRLTGIFHLFVGLGTVLCAIATVTGVAMLLRRLRALRSLERGEASPSQERLARAMVEATSVADATFVKSLLSWLVCSALLGAVVGVVGGGGWSAGLGIFGLGVLFGPITSLLVHCLVTLRARQVMLWLTELGLSQSQVIAAMPQRAQIRGRLVLFTVISVVTPAVFCSRLASALADQAYERVLTAPASLQAERAQALQMDALASGGILCLLVFALALTTAYLGGTLLGRPIRQLADEARRIAAGDLAAPHLIPAEDEVWAVSAAFAMMRAHLADVLSQLQRAGAQISATTEEILATSGRYEAGASEQASSLDETSATTEELARSARQIAENAGSVSEIAHRTLAAAEAGQGSAEAFLASMGRMRNDNQAIASAVNRLNKRVQQIGKIVEFINGVADKSDLLALNAELEGTKAGEVGRGFSLVAAEMRRLAENVLESTKEIEGLIEEVREASRAAVAATDGGVRATETGTVLAQHVTESLKQIVELASQTSDAVRSISLATQQQQTGTDQLADTMADILRITQQSLNATKQVSTANGDLLVLALDLRAVVERFQIGQVPPRGDG, from the coding sequence ATGATCGAGCGCCGAGCCCTCCAGCGGGCCTCCTTCAGTCTGCGCCTGATTGCCCCCGTGCCCCTGGCCACGGCCATCGGGGTGGCGCTGTCGTGCCATTACGCCTGGCTCACGCTGGGCAACCGGTTGACGGGCATCTTCCACCTGTTCGTGGGGCTCGGCACGGTGCTGTGCGCCATTGCGACGGTGACCGGGGTCGCCATGCTGTTGCGGCGCCTGCGGGCGCTGCGCAGCCTGGAGCGGGGCGAGGCGTCCCCCTCGCAGGAGCGCCTGGCCCGGGCCATGGTCGAGGCGACCAGCGTGGCGGACGCCACCTTCGTCAAATCGCTGCTCAGCTGGTTGGTGTGCTCCGCGCTGCTGGGCGCGGTGGTGGGCGTGGTGGGCGGGGGAGGCTGGAGCGCCGGGTTGGGCATTTTCGGCCTGGGGGTGCTCTTTGGCCCCATCACCTCGTTGCTGGTGCACTGCCTGGTGACCTTGAGGGCGCGCCAGGTGATGCTCTGGCTGACGGAGCTGGGCCTGAGCCAGTCCCAGGTGATTGCCGCCATGCCCCAGCGGGCGCAGATCCGGGGACGGTTGGTGCTCTTCACCGTCATCTCCGTGGTGACGCCCGCCGTGTTTTGCTCGCGGTTGGCCTCGGCCTTGGCAGACCAAGCCTACGAGCGCGTGCTCACCGCTCCCGCTTCGCTCCAAGCGGAGCGTGCCCAGGCGTTGCAGATGGATGCCCTCGCCTCGGGCGGGATTCTGTGCCTGCTCGTCTTCGCGCTGGCGCTGACCACCGCGTATCTGGGCGGCACGTTGCTGGGGCGCCCCATCCGCCAACTGGCCGATGAGGCGCGGCGCATCGCCGCGGGCGACCTGGCCGCCCCGCACCTCATCCCCGCCGAGGACGAGGTGTGGGCCGTCTCCGCCGCGTTCGCGATGATGCGGGCGCACCTGGCGGATGTGCTCTCGCAGCTCCAGCGGGCCGGGGCGCAGATCAGCGCCACCACCGAGGAAATCCTCGCCACCTCGGGCCGCTACGAGGCCGGCGCCTCGGAGCAGGCCAGCTCCCTGGACGAGACGAGCGCCACCACGGAAGAGCTGGCCCGGAGCGCGCGGCAGATTGCCGAGAACGCCGGCTCGGTGTCGGAGATCGCCCACCGCACGCTCGCCGCGGCGGAGGCGGGCCAGGGCAGCGCCGAGGCCTTCCTGGCCTCCATGGGCCGCATGCGCAACGACAACCAGGCCATCGCCTCGGCGGTGAACCGGTTGAACAAGCGGGTGCAGCAGATCGGCAAGATCGTCGAGTTCATCAACGGCGTGGCCGACAAGTCGGACCTGCTGGCGCTCAACGCGGAGCTGGAGGGGACGAAGGCAGGCGAGGTGGGCCGGGGCTTCTCGCTGGTGGCCGCGGAGATGCGGCGGCTCGCCGAGAACGTGCTCGAGTCCACCAAGGAGATCGAAGGGCTCATCGAGGAGGTCCGCGAGGCCTCCCGCGCGGCGGTGGCCGCCACGGACGGCGGGGTGCGCGCCACGGAGACGGGAACCGTGCTGGCGCAGCACGTCACCGAGTCGCTCAAGCAGATCGTCGAGCTGGCCAGCCAGACCTCGGACGCGGTGCGCTCCATCTCCCTGGCGACCCAGCAGCAGCAGACGGGCACCGATCAGCTCGCCGACACCATGGCGGACATCCTGCGCATCACCCAGCAGAGCCTCAACGCCACCAAGCAGGTGAGCACCGCCAATGGGGATCTGCTCGTCCTCGCGCTGGATCTGCGGGCCGTGGTGGAGCGGTTTCAGATCGGACAGGTTCCGCCGCGGGGTGACGGGTGA
- a CDS encoding methyl-accepting chemotaxis protein: protein MSEVPSLKGLARWMTQPSWVAGGLGLVLVLVYGPLSSAIDAPPAWGPFLGLVGVAVALALGLVTSLERRALKVLWALERGRLPPQQHHLREALQEARALPERCFWFTLQGWVGGVLLVAALFPPLAEVAWRVGGRIALVGMSLAPLSALLVYLLVVRRSRKAAERIADEGLSALEFIAAVPPRRQKVRQRLVLFTAIAVLSPSIFILDLTIHRSVRVLEQMVQVQEPQAQAAVIARSRGEGGLAMGMLSALVIALVLSTAYAGGAVLAEPLQAITEDATRIARGDLRPPRVIPAEDEMWSASAAFVQMQAQLGQALAQMRRAGMQISSTTEQLVATSGEQETGADEQASSLNETSATTEELARSAQQIAGNAESVAGIAERTFAAAQGGQRNAAAFLTAMQRMKEDNQSIADAVVRLNKRVQQIGKVVEFINEIADKSDLLALNAELEGTKAGEVGRGFSLVAAEMRRLAENVIRSTRTIEQLIEEIRDATHAAVMATEAGLKTTDAGTLLAAQVDESLSLILELARQTSHAVRSISLATQQQQTGTDQLAAAMGDILRVTEQNAAATKQMVAANSDLSSLARDLKLVVDRFHIAGREG from the coding sequence ATGAGTGAGGTGCCGAGCTTGAAGGGGCTGGCGCGTTGGATGACGCAGCCCTCCTGGGTGGCGGGAGGGCTGGGGCTGGTGCTCGTGCTGGTGTACGGGCCGCTCTCGAGCGCCATCGACGCGCCGCCGGCCTGGGGGCCCTTCCTGGGGCTGGTGGGGGTGGCCGTCGCGCTGGCGCTGGGGCTCGTCACCTCGCTGGAGCGCCGCGCCCTGAAGGTGTTGTGGGCGCTGGAGCGGGGCCGGTTGCCCCCGCAGCAACATCACCTGCGCGAGGCACTCCAGGAGGCGCGGGCGCTCCCGGAGCGGTGTTTCTGGTTCACGCTCCAAGGGTGGGTGGGGGGCGTGTTGCTGGTGGCCGCGCTCTTTCCTCCCCTGGCGGAGGTGGCGTGGCGGGTGGGGGGGCGCATTGCCTTGGTGGGCATGTCGCTGGCGCCCCTGAGCGCGCTGCTCGTGTACCTCTTGGTCGTGCGCCGCAGCCGCAAGGCCGCCGAGCGCATCGCGGACGAGGGGCTGTCGGCGCTGGAGTTCATCGCCGCGGTGCCGCCCCGGCGCCAGAAGGTCCGCCAGCGGCTGGTCCTCTTCACCGCCATCGCGGTGCTCAGCCCCTCCATCTTTATCTTGGATCTGACCATCCACCGCTCGGTGCGCGTGCTGGAGCAGATGGTCCAGGTGCAGGAGCCCCAGGCGCAGGCGGCGGTGATCGCGCGGTCGCGGGGGGAGGGCGGGCTGGCCATGGGGATGCTGTCGGCGCTCGTCATCGCGCTGGTGTTGAGCACGGCGTACGCGGGGGGCGCTGTGCTGGCCGAGCCGCTGCAAGCCATCACCGAGGATGCCACCCGGATTGCCCGGGGAGATCTGCGCCCGCCGCGCGTCATCCCCGCAGAGGATGAGATGTGGTCGGCCTCGGCCGCCTTCGTGCAGATGCAGGCCCAGTTGGGCCAGGCGCTGGCGCAGATGCGGCGTGCGGGCATGCAGATCTCCAGCACCACCGAGCAGTTGGTGGCCACTTCCGGCGAGCAGGAGACGGGGGCCGATGAGCAGGCCAGCTCCCTGAACGAGACGAGCGCCACCACGGAGGAGCTGGCCCGGAGCGCCCAGCAGATCGCCGGCAACGCCGAGTCCGTGGCCGGGATTGCCGAGCGCACCTTCGCGGCCGCCCAGGGCGGCCAGCGCAACGCGGCCGCCTTCCTCACCGCCATGCAGCGGATGAAGGAGGACAACCAGTCCATCGCCGATGCGGTGGTGCGGCTCAACAAGCGGGTGCAGCAGATCGGCAAGGTGGTGGAATTCATCAACGAGATCGCCGACAAGTCGGACTTGCTGGCGCTCAACGCGGAGCTGGAGGGGACGAAGGCGGGCGAGGTGGGCCGGGGCTTCTCGCTGGTGGCCGCGGAGATGCGGCGGCTCGCCGAGAACGTCATCCGCTCCACGCGGACCATCGAGCAGCTCATCGAGGAGATTCGTGACGCCACCCACGCGGCGGTGATGGCCACGGAGGCGGGGCTGAAGACGACGGACGCGGGTACCCTGCTGGCCGCCCAGGTGGATGAGAGCCTGAGCCTCATCCTGGAGCTGGCGCGGCAGACGTCCCACGCGGTGCGCTCCATCTCCCTGGCGACCCAGCAGCAGCAGACGGGCACCGATCAGCTCGCCGCCGCCATGGGCGACATCCTGCGGGTCACCGAGCAGAACGCCGCGGCGACCAAGCAGATGGTGGCCGCCAACAGCGACCTGTCCTCGTTGGCCAGGGACTTGAAGCTCGTGGTGGACCGCTTCCACATCGCGGGACGGGAGGGGTGA
- a CDS encoding chemotaxis protein CheW, whose translation MGLIEPEARQSYLVFACGSSWYAVPAESAAEVVTFPELTRVPGSPAHLLGVFAHRGEVIPVVDIGLLVGKGSQSTRRAVLVRLPRGTLALTASTVAGVSPVTGSLEPLGASGVHVHLRGPAKGAQRDVAVIEPEGLFDYLSQGA comes from the coding sequence ATGGGCCTCATCGAGCCTGAAGCGAGACAGTCCTACCTTGTATTTGCATGTGGGAGTAGCTGGTATGCGGTGCCTGCGGAGAGCGCGGCGGAGGTGGTCACCTTCCCGGAGCTGACGCGGGTACCCGGCTCTCCTGCTCACCTGCTGGGGGTGTTTGCCCACCGGGGAGAGGTCATCCCGGTGGTCGACATCGGCCTGCTGGTGGGCAAGGGCAGCCAGTCCACGCGGCGGGCCGTGCTGGTCCGCCTGCCGCGCGGCACCCTGGCGCTGACCGCCAGCACCGTCGCGGGGGTCTCCCCGGTGACGGGCTCCTTGGAGCCACTGGGTGCCAGCGGTGTGCACGTCCACCTGCGAGGCCCCGCCAAGGGGGCTCAGCGGGATGTGGCGGTCATCGAGCCCGAAGGGCTGTTCGATTATCTCAGCCAGGGGGCGTGA